Proteins encoded together in one Bacteroidota bacterium window:
- a CDS encoding RagB/SusD family nutrient uptake outer membrane protein: MNIKSKILYSFLAIALLLASCKKDFLDRPPLSSIMSENFYQTTSDLKLATAALYAGAPWGEWTYVSYLPVGEVASGNMVLGYNGDAAQFNTFSITGLNAGLIANWRGMYNVIAHCNSTIIAINEKAPASIPEADKKAAIAEARFLRAYAYFNLAMLWGDVPIIEDNTKLISSPLVYRNNVNDVYQFIVNDLTYAAKNLPIPGATWEKGRVTTWSAQGQLAKVYLTWAGLNHNGSRNQAYLDSAKLYAGNVCINSGLDLLPNYADLFKTQNNDNPESLFALQWDPTTSDWLSGNMLQIYSPGGTDIAADGQAGWFSIQPTIDMYRQYSVKDSVRRKATFMLKNDYYPELNAAGGGYTFKGDAGLKKHIIGTKKDNNCAIMTLTSSAEHNALLRLADVYLVYAEAIIGNNTNTSDAEALLYFNKVRTRAGLDPVTTLNIDSLFKERRIELAGEGHYWFDLVRLSYYNPQKAIDILNNQQRVSFSYSNGVATPSSTFVTPTPATITTFKFPLPLSEVTADPNLAEPPVPYSF, from the coding sequence ATGAATATAAAATCAAAGATACTTTATTCATTCCTTGCTATTGCCTTGTTGCTGGCATCGTGTAAGAAGGATTTTCTTGATCGTCCACCATTATCGTCGATAATGTCGGAAAACTTTTATCAAACTACCAGCGATTTAAAGTTGGCAACCGCTGCTTTGTATGCAGGTGCGCCATGGGGAGAATGGACTTATGTTAGTTATTTGCCGGTAGGTGAGGTAGCAAGCGGCAATATGGTCTTAGGTTATAATGGCGATGCAGCACAGTTCAATACGTTTAGCATTACGGGCTTGAACGCTGGTTTGATAGCAAACTGGAGGGGAATGTACAATGTTATTGCACATTGTAATTCTACTATCATCGCAATTAACGAAAAGGCACCGGCTTCTATTCCCGAAGCTGATAAGAAGGCAGCCATTGCTGAAGCAAGGTTTTTACGCGCGTATGCCTATTTTAACCTGGCTATGTTATGGGGCGATGTGCCAATTATTGAAGACAACACCAAGCTGATCAGCTCTCCATTGGTGTACCGGAATAATGTCAATGATGTTTACCAGTTTATTGTGAACGATCTGACTTATGCTGCTAAAAACCTTCCCATACCAGGCGCTACATGGGAGAAAGGCAGGGTTACCACATGGTCGGCTCAGGGTCAGTTGGCAAAAGTTTATTTAACATGGGCAGGTCTTAATCATAATGGTTCGCGTAATCAGGCCTATCTGGACAGCGCTAAGTTATATGCCGGCAATGTTTGTATAAATAGTGGGTTGGATTTGTTGCCCAATTATGCCGATCTTTTCAAAACACAGAATAATGACAATCCCGAATCATTATTTGCCCTTCAATGGGATCCCACTACTAGTGATTGGTTATCGGGTAATATGTTACAGATATATTCGCCCGGTGGCACTGATATAGCAGCAGACGGACAAGCAGGATGGTTTAGTATACAACCTACTATCGATATGTACAGACAGTACTCTGTAAAAGACTCCGTAAGGCGCAAAGCTACATTTATGCTCAAAAACGATTATTACCCGGAGTTAAATGCTGCCGGGGGGGGGTATACATTCAAGGGCGATGCTGGTTTAAAGAAACATATTATTGGCACCAAGAAAGACAACAATTGTGCAATTATGACGCTAACTTCTTCTGCCGAGCATAATGCATTATTAAGACTTGCAGATGTTTATCTGGTGTACGCCGAAGCTATTATTGGCAATAATACAAACACTTCTGATGCCGAAGCGCTGCTTTACTTTAACAAAGTGCGTACAAGAGCTGGCCTTGATCCTGTAACCACGCTGAATATTGACTCGTTGTTTAAAGAAAGAAGAATTGAGCTGGCTGGTGAAGGCCATTATTGGTTTGATTTGGTGAGACTTTCTTACTACAATCCCCAAAAGGCCATAGACATTCTTAATAATCAGCAGCGGGTTTCGTTCTCTTACAGTAATGGTGTTGCAACTCCAAGTAGCACTTTCGTTACGCCAACACCTGCTACCATTACTACTTTTAAATTTCCGTTGCCATTGTCGGAAGTAACAGCCGATCCAAATTTGGCGGAACCTCCGGTGCCATATTCATTCTAA